In Candidatus Cloacimonadota bacterium, the following proteins share a genomic window:
- a CDS encoding 4Fe-4S binding protein gives MAVKIDKETCIGCGACVDVCPVSALSMVDDKAECDESTCIDCGACIATCPVSAISE, from the coding sequence ATGGCAGTTAAGATTGATAAAGAAACTTGCATAGGCTGTGGAGCATGCGTGGACGTATGTCCGGTAAGTGCTCTTAGCATGGTTGACGACAAGGCTGAATGTGATGAAAGCACATGCATTGATTGCGGTGCTTGCATTGCCACATGTCCTGTATCAGCAATCAGCGAGTAA